One Setaria viridis chromosome 3, Setaria_viridis_v4.0, whole genome shotgun sequence DNA window includes the following coding sequences:
- the LOC117848442 gene encoding arginyl-tRNA--protein transferase 2 isoform X2: MADGASSSGGARDGGESVVIDYGRRRTTCGYCRSSGPTSISHALLDRGWRRSGCFLYKPEMERTCCPSYTIRLKANDFICSKEHGRVLKKMQRFLDGELDPQVGIPQCKASPTKRTLSEPLNSPTSKVSKVSTNEFQAATCPNFLKEDEFIRCLSSKINEAIDTCFQGGILGSTVQLPKAVVKTVKPQVKKKVGEAAQEHKVGGVIDLVYTCNISFQIVAAVRRALPKENGANQTEVLADLSPNSVAEKLAMTTERLGGLSGFEVKACNGHLNFYSATNPAMQNHTGVVPAQASDDSSRSKQSSVNKISAKQPQKRKSLEIRMSTSHFDPEEFALYRKYQTKVHKEKTVTEGSYKRFLVDTPIIFVPPKSGDDTVPPCGFGSFHQQYRLDGKLVAVGVVDILPKCLSSKYLFWDPDLAFLSLGKYTALKEIDWVKTAQEQCPSLQYYYLGYYIHSCNKMRYKAAYRPSELLCPVRYEWVRYDLAKPLMDKSQYSILSDYATMQDETPQPQICGPSDDSSAKVDHHESPSDEDDEDFNDYESEMMVDEELVDSEKADTTESDSSIKDIENITLDLNGSKVKYKDLQQVFGPIERVHLNALDGQLSRYAKVVGKELSDRMVYCLS; this comes from the exons CTCTCCTTGACCGTGGATGGAGGAGATCAGGTTGTTTTCTCTACAAACCTGAGATGGAACGAACATGCTGTCCCTCGTATACGATACGCTTGAAGGCAAATGATTTCATTTGTTCCAAAGAGCATGGTCGTGTACTTAAAAAGATGCAAAG GTTCCTTGATGGTGAACTTGATCCACAGGTTGGAATTCCACAATGTAAGGCAAGCCCTACAAAACGCACGCTCAGTGAACCTTTGAATTCACCTACCTCAAAAGTATCCAAGGTATCAACAAATGAGTTTCAAGCAGCCACATGCCCAAATTTCTTGAAAGAAGATGAGTTCATCCGTTGTTTGTCAAGTAAAATCAATGAGGCAATCGATACATGCTTCCAAGGAGGGATACTAGGTTCTACGGTTCAACTCCCAAAAGCTGTTGTGAAGACTGTTAAACCTCAGGTCAAAAAGAAAGTAGGAGAAGCAGCGCAAGAGCATAAAGTAGGAGGAGTGATAGATTTGGTGTATACATGCAATATAAGTTTCCAGATAGTGGCTGCAGTTCGACGTGCATTGCCTAAAGAAAACGGTGCTAATCAAACTGAAGTACTAGCAGATCTTTCTCCAAATTCTGTTGCAGAAAAGCTGGCCATGACAACGGAACGTCTTGGAGGATTATCTGGTTTTGAAGTAAAGGCTTGTAATGGGCATCTTAATTTCTATTCTGCCACCAATCCAGCAATGCAGAACCATACCGGTGTTGTACCTGCTCAAGCTTCAGACGACTCTAGTAGGTCAAAGCAGAGCTCTGTGAACAAAATTTCTGCAAAACAACCTCAAAAAAGGAAAAGCCTGGAGATTAGGATGAGCACATCTCATTTTGATCCTGAGGAGTTTGCTTTGTACCGAAAGTATCAGACAAAGGTGCATAAGGAGAAGACAGTTACGGAAGGCTCGTACAAGAGGTTTCTAGTAGATACACCAATCATATTTGTCCCCCCAAAGAGTGGTGATGATACAGTTCCACCATGTGGGTTTGGGTCTTTTCATCAGCAGTACAGGCTTGATGGAAAACTTGTGGCTGTTGGTGTAGTTGATATCCTTCCTAAATGTTTGTCAAGCAAGTACTTATTCTGGGATCCTGACCTTGCTTTCCTATCTCTTGGAAAGTATACGGCTCTGAAGGAAATAGATTGGGTCAAGACAGCACAGGAACAGTGTCCCAGCCTTCAGTACTACTATCTTGGTTACTATATACATTCTTGCAATAAGATGAGATACAAAGCTGCTTATCGACCATCAGAGCTTCTGTGTCCAGTCCGTTACGa GTGGGTTCGCTATGATTTAGCCAAGCCTCTAATGGACAAGAGTCAATATTCCATTCTATCTGATTATGCTACAATGCAAGATGAAACCCCCCAGCCTCAGATCTGTGGCCCTTCAGATGACTCTTCAGCAAAAGTTGACCATCACGAATCTCCCAgcgatgaggatgatgaagatttCAACGACTATGAATCAGAAATGATGGTTGATGAAGAGTTAGTTGATTCAGAGAAAGCGGATACAACTGAGAGTGATTCCAGCATAAAGGACATTGAAAATATCACCCTGGACCTCAATGGTTCTAAAGTTAAATATAAG GACCTTCAGCAAGTGTTTGGGCCAATCGAGAGGGTACACCTCAATGCGCTAGACGGGCAACTGAGCAGATACGCCAAAGTTGTTGGGAAGGAGCTATCTGATCGAATGGTGTATTGCCTCTCTTGA
- the LOC117848442 gene encoding arginyl-tRNA--protein transferase 2 isoform X3: MKCCYSVAICLLRCAVQDRKVPQLATQCSSSGRNLHFIALLDRGWRRSGCFLYKPEMERTCCPSYTIRLKANDFICSKEHGRVLKKMQRFLDGELDPQVGIPQCKASPTKRTLSEPLNSPTSKVSKVSTNEFQAATCPNFLKEDEFIRCLSSKINEAIDTCFQGGILGSTVQLPKAVVKTVKPQVKKKVGEAAQEHKVGGVIDLVYTCNISFQIVAAVRRALPKENGANQTEVLADLSPNSVAEKLAMTTERLGGLSGFEVKACNGHLNFYSATNPAMQNHTGVVPAQASDDSSRSKQSSVNKISAKQPQKRKSLEIRMSTSHFDPEEFALYRKYQTKVHKEKTVTEGSYKRFLVDTPIIFVPPKSGDDTVPPCGFGSFHQQYRLDGKLVAVGVVDILPKCLSSKYLFWDPDLAFLSLGKYTALKEIDWVKTAQEQCPSLQYYYLGYYIHSCNKMRYKAAYRPSELLCPVRYEWVRYDLAKPLMDKSQYSILSDYATMQDETPQPQICGPSDDSSAKVDHHESPSDEDDEDFNDYESEMMVDEELVDSEKADTTESDSSIKDIENITLDLNGSKVKYKDLQQVFGPIERVHLNALDGQLSRYAKVVGKELSDRMVYCLS, from the exons ATGAAGTGCTGTTATTCTGTTGCTATTTGCTTGTTACGTTGTGCCGTACAGGATCGAAAAGTGCCACAGCTTGCAACACAATGTTCATCCAGTGGAAGGAATCTGCATTTTATCG CTCTCCTTGACCGTGGATGGAGGAGATCAGGTTGTTTTCTCTACAAACCTGAGATGGAACGAACATGCTGTCCCTCGTATACGATACGCTTGAAGGCAAATGATTTCATTTGTTCCAAAGAGCATGGTCGTGTACTTAAAAAGATGCAAAG GTTCCTTGATGGTGAACTTGATCCACAGGTTGGAATTCCACAATGTAAGGCAAGCCCTACAAAACGCACGCTCAGTGAACCTTTGAATTCACCTACCTCAAAAGTATCCAAGGTATCAACAAATGAGTTTCAAGCAGCCACATGCCCAAATTTCTTGAAAGAAGATGAGTTCATCCGTTGTTTGTCAAGTAAAATCAATGAGGCAATCGATACATGCTTCCAAGGAGGGATACTAGGTTCTACGGTTCAACTCCCAAAAGCTGTTGTGAAGACTGTTAAACCTCAGGTCAAAAAGAAAGTAGGAGAAGCAGCGCAAGAGCATAAAGTAGGAGGAGTGATAGATTTGGTGTATACATGCAATATAAGTTTCCAGATAGTGGCTGCAGTTCGACGTGCATTGCCTAAAGAAAACGGTGCTAATCAAACTGAAGTACTAGCAGATCTTTCTCCAAATTCTGTTGCAGAAAAGCTGGCCATGACAACGGAACGTCTTGGAGGATTATCTGGTTTTGAAGTAAAGGCTTGTAATGGGCATCTTAATTTCTATTCTGCCACCAATCCAGCAATGCAGAACCATACCGGTGTTGTACCTGCTCAAGCTTCAGACGACTCTAGTAGGTCAAAGCAGAGCTCTGTGAACAAAATTTCTGCAAAACAACCTCAAAAAAGGAAAAGCCTGGAGATTAGGATGAGCACATCTCATTTTGATCCTGAGGAGTTTGCTTTGTACCGAAAGTATCAGACAAAGGTGCATAAGGAGAAGACAGTTACGGAAGGCTCGTACAAGAGGTTTCTAGTAGATACACCAATCATATTTGTCCCCCCAAAGAGTGGTGATGATACAGTTCCACCATGTGGGTTTGGGTCTTTTCATCAGCAGTACAGGCTTGATGGAAAACTTGTGGCTGTTGGTGTAGTTGATATCCTTCCTAAATGTTTGTCAAGCAAGTACTTATTCTGGGATCCTGACCTTGCTTTCCTATCTCTTGGAAAGTATACGGCTCTGAAGGAAATAGATTGGGTCAAGACAGCACAGGAACAGTGTCCCAGCCTTCAGTACTACTATCTTGGTTACTATATACATTCTTGCAATAAGATGAGATACAAAGCTGCTTATCGACCATCAGAGCTTCTGTGTCCAGTCCGTTACGa GTGGGTTCGCTATGATTTAGCCAAGCCTCTAATGGACAAGAGTCAATATTCCATTCTATCTGATTATGCTACAATGCAAGATGAAACCCCCCAGCCTCAGATCTGTGGCCCTTCAGATGACTCTTCAGCAAAAGTTGACCATCACGAATCTCCCAgcgatgaggatgatgaagatttCAACGACTATGAATCAGAAATGATGGTTGATGAAGAGTTAGTTGATTCAGAGAAAGCGGATACAACTGAGAGTGATTCCAGCATAAAGGACATTGAAAATATCACCCTGGACCTCAATGGTTCTAAAGTTAAATATAAG GACCTTCAGCAAGTGTTTGGGCCAATCGAGAGGGTACACCTCAATGCGCTAGACGGGCAACTGAGCAGATACGCCAAAGTTGTTGGGAAGGAGCTATCTGATCGAATGGTGTATTGCCTCTCTTGA
- the LOC117848442 gene encoding arginyl-tRNA--protein transferase 2 isoform X1 — translation MADGASSSGGARDGGESVVIDYGRRRTTCGYCRSSGPTSISHGMWANSLKADDYQALLDRGWRRSGCFLYKPEMERTCCPSYTIRLKANDFICSKEHGRVLKKMQRFLDGELDPQVGIPQCKASPTKRTLSEPLNSPTSKVSKVSTNEFQAATCPNFLKEDEFIRCLSSKINEAIDTCFQGGILGSTVQLPKAVVKTVKPQVKKKVGEAAQEHKVGGVIDLVYTCNISFQIVAAVRRALPKENGANQTEVLADLSPNSVAEKLAMTTERLGGLSGFEVKACNGHLNFYSATNPAMQNHTGVVPAQASDDSSRSKQSSVNKISAKQPQKRKSLEIRMSTSHFDPEEFALYRKYQTKVHKEKTVTEGSYKRFLVDTPIIFVPPKSGDDTVPPCGFGSFHQQYRLDGKLVAVGVVDILPKCLSSKYLFWDPDLAFLSLGKYTALKEIDWVKTAQEQCPSLQYYYLGYYIHSCNKMRYKAAYRPSELLCPVRYEWVRYDLAKPLMDKSQYSILSDYATMQDETPQPQICGPSDDSSAKVDHHESPSDEDDEDFNDYESEMMVDEELVDSEKADTTESDSSIKDIENITLDLNGSKVKYKDLQQVFGPIERVHLNALDGQLSRYAKVVGKELSDRMVYCLS, via the exons CTCTCCTTGACCGTGGATGGAGGAGATCAGGTTGTTTTCTCTACAAACCTGAGATGGAACGAACATGCTGTCCCTCGTATACGATACGCTTGAAGGCAAATGATTTCATTTGTTCCAAAGAGCATGGTCGTGTACTTAAAAAGATGCAAAG GTTCCTTGATGGTGAACTTGATCCACAGGTTGGAATTCCACAATGTAAGGCAAGCCCTACAAAACGCACGCTCAGTGAACCTTTGAATTCACCTACCTCAAAAGTATCCAAGGTATCAACAAATGAGTTTCAAGCAGCCACATGCCCAAATTTCTTGAAAGAAGATGAGTTCATCCGTTGTTTGTCAAGTAAAATCAATGAGGCAATCGATACATGCTTCCAAGGAGGGATACTAGGTTCTACGGTTCAACTCCCAAAAGCTGTTGTGAAGACTGTTAAACCTCAGGTCAAAAAGAAAGTAGGAGAAGCAGCGCAAGAGCATAAAGTAGGAGGAGTGATAGATTTGGTGTATACATGCAATATAAGTTTCCAGATAGTGGCTGCAGTTCGACGTGCATTGCCTAAAGAAAACGGTGCTAATCAAACTGAAGTACTAGCAGATCTTTCTCCAAATTCTGTTGCAGAAAAGCTGGCCATGACAACGGAACGTCTTGGAGGATTATCTGGTTTTGAAGTAAAGGCTTGTAATGGGCATCTTAATTTCTATTCTGCCACCAATCCAGCAATGCAGAACCATACCGGTGTTGTACCTGCTCAAGCTTCAGACGACTCTAGTAGGTCAAAGCAGAGCTCTGTGAACAAAATTTCTGCAAAACAACCTCAAAAAAGGAAAAGCCTGGAGATTAGGATGAGCACATCTCATTTTGATCCTGAGGAGTTTGCTTTGTACCGAAAGTATCAGACAAAGGTGCATAAGGAGAAGACAGTTACGGAAGGCTCGTACAAGAGGTTTCTAGTAGATACACCAATCATATTTGTCCCCCCAAAGAGTGGTGATGATACAGTTCCACCATGTGGGTTTGGGTCTTTTCATCAGCAGTACAGGCTTGATGGAAAACTTGTGGCTGTTGGTGTAGTTGATATCCTTCCTAAATGTTTGTCAAGCAAGTACTTATTCTGGGATCCTGACCTTGCTTTCCTATCTCTTGGAAAGTATACGGCTCTGAAGGAAATAGATTGGGTCAAGACAGCACAGGAACAGTGTCCCAGCCTTCAGTACTACTATCTTGGTTACTATATACATTCTTGCAATAAGATGAGATACAAAGCTGCTTATCGACCATCAGAGCTTCTGTGTCCAGTCCGTTACGa GTGGGTTCGCTATGATTTAGCCAAGCCTCTAATGGACAAGAGTCAATATTCCATTCTATCTGATTATGCTACAATGCAAGATGAAACCCCCCAGCCTCAGATCTGTGGCCCTTCAGATGACTCTTCAGCAAAAGTTGACCATCACGAATCTCCCAgcgatgaggatgatgaagatttCAACGACTATGAATCAGAAATGATGGTTGATGAAGAGTTAGTTGATTCAGAGAAAGCGGATACAACTGAGAGTGATTCCAGCATAAAGGACATTGAAAATATCACCCTGGACCTCAATGGTTCTAAAGTTAAATATAAG GACCTTCAGCAAGTGTTTGGGCCAATCGAGAGGGTACACCTCAATGCGCTAGACGGGCAACTGAGCAGATACGCCAAAGTTGTTGGGAAGGAGCTATCTGATCGAATGGTGTATTGCCTCTCTTGA